Proteins encoded by one window of Halomonas chromatireducens:
- the proC gene encoding pyrroline-5-carboxylate reductase: protein MASRVTFIGAGNMASAIIGGMIDSGHPATGITATSPSDAFLAPIHERYGIRTNTDNAAAVRDADVVVLAVKPQVMRNVCEGLRDTLQRQRPLIVSVAAGIDAATLQAWMGGGTALVRCMPNTPSLVGAGAAGLYATPEVTDEQRNQASELLGAVGLVEWVEEESLLDAVTAVSGSGPAYFFLMFEAMEEAGVKLGLPAETARRLAIQTALGAARMAQESELTPARLKRDVMSPGGTTERAVEHLEQAGLRGTMIDAMEACAKRAREMGDEFAQR from the coding sequence ATGGCCAGCAGAGTCACCTTCATCGGCGCCGGCAACATGGCCAGCGCCATCATTGGCGGGATGATCGACAGTGGGCACCCGGCCACCGGGATTACCGCCACCTCACCCAGCGATGCCTTCCTGGCGCCGATCCATGAGCGCTACGGCATTCGTACCAATACGGATAATGCCGCAGCGGTACGCGACGCTGATGTGGTAGTGCTGGCCGTCAAGCCCCAGGTCATGCGGAACGTCTGTGAAGGGTTGCGTGACACCCTGCAGCGGCAGCGCCCGCTGATCGTCTCGGTGGCCGCAGGAATCGACGCCGCCACCCTGCAGGCCTGGATGGGCGGCGGCACGGCGCTGGTCCGCTGCATGCCCAACACGCCTTCTCTGGTCGGCGCCGGTGCCGCCGGGCTATACGCCACGCCCGAAGTCACCGACGAACAGCGTAACCAGGCCAGCGAGCTGCTCGGCGCTGTGGGGCTGGTCGAGTGGGTCGAAGAAGAGTCCCTGCTGGATGCGGTCACAGCCGTTTCCGGCAGTGGCCCCGCCTATTTCTTCCTGATGTTCGAGGCCATGGAGGAGGCCGGTGTGAAACTGGGGCTGCCCGCCGAGACGGCTCGCCGGCTGGCGATCCAGACCGCTCTCGGCGCAGCGCGCATGGCCCAGGAAAGCGAGCTCACCCCGGCACGTCTCAAGCGTGACGTCATGTCGCCCGGCGGAACCACCGAACGTGCCGTTGAACATCTGGAGCAGGCCGGCCTTCGCGGCACGATGATCGACGCCATGGAAGCCTGCGCCAAGCGCGCCCGCGAAATGGGCGACGAATTCGCACAGCGCTAG
- a CDS encoding YggT family protein: MGNAGLLLVNTLINIYLFLMMLRFLLQASQADYYNPISQSVVKITQPVVRPFQSFLGPVMGRFDLATLAAAFVLKAISIVVILQIAGFGMPPIGNVAIGAVAAIANAILKIYFFALIVMIILSWVAPNASHPGALLVMQLVEPIMAPVRKVIPPLGMIDLSPIVVFIAISIIDGIVVGALTRAAGIAGALVGL; encoded by the coding sequence ATGGGAAATGCTGGCCTGTTGCTGGTCAACACCCTGATCAATATCTATCTGTTTCTGATGATGCTGCGCTTTCTGCTGCAGGCATCACAGGCCGATTACTACAACCCCATCAGCCAGTCGGTGGTGAAGATCACCCAGCCGGTGGTGCGCCCCTTCCAGAGCTTTCTGGGTCCGGTAATGGGCCGCTTCGATCTGGCAACCCTGGCCGCGGCCTTCGTGCTCAAGGCGATCAGCATTGTGGTGATCCTGCAAATCGCCGGGTTCGGGATGCCACCGATTGGCAACGTGGCCATCGGCGCGGTGGCCGCCATTGCCAATGCAATCCTCAAGATCTATTTCTTCGCCCTGATCGTGATGATCATACTCAGCTGGGTAGCCCCCAACGCCAGCCACCCGGGTGCGCTGCTGGTCATGCAGCTGGTGGAGCCGATCATGGCGCCGGTGCGCAAGGTCATTCCGCCGCTGGGCATGATCGACCTGTCACCCATCGTGGTATTCATCGCCATCAGCATTATCGACGGTATCGTGGTTGGCGCCCTGACCCGTGCCGCCGGTATCGCCGGAGCCCTGGTCGGACTATAA
- the metX gene encoding homoserine O-succinyltransferase MetX — MPEIPADSVGLVTPQTAHFEDPLELACGKTLPAYDLVYETYGTLNAERTNAVLICHALSGHHHAAGFHAADERKPGWWDAHIGPGKSIDTDRFFVVSLNNLGGCHGSTGPVSINPQTGRQWGPDFPMMTVGDWVHSQARLADRLGIERFAAVIGGSLGGMQVLQWSLAYPERIANAAVIAATPKLSAQNIAFNEVARQAIRSDPDFHDGWYNEHGKVPRRGLKLARMVGHITYLSEDAMGSKFGRDLRSEDLNFGYGVEFQVESYLRHQGDTFSGSFDANTYLLMTKALDYFDPAAVHGGVLAKAVKPAQCPFLVVSFTSDWRFPPSRSRELANALTRAGKSVSYVNIDSPHGHDAFLLPEPRYQAVFTAFMSRAARDLGLEERS; from the coding sequence ATGCCCGAGATTCCCGCCGACTCGGTCGGCCTGGTGACGCCACAGACGGCGCACTTCGAAGACCCTCTGGAACTGGCCTGCGGCAAGACGCTGCCAGCCTATGATCTCGTCTATGAAACCTACGGCACGCTCAACGCCGAGCGAACCAATGCCGTGCTGATCTGCCATGCCCTTTCGGGTCACCATCATGCCGCGGGTTTCCACGCTGCCGATGAGCGCAAGCCGGGCTGGTGGGACGCCCATATCGGACCCGGTAAATCCATCGATACCGACCGCTTCTTCGTCGTGTCGCTGAACAATCTGGGGGGCTGCCACGGCAGCACCGGCCCCGTCAGCATCAATCCGCAGACCGGCCGCCAGTGGGGGCCGGACTTCCCGATGATGACGGTGGGCGACTGGGTCCACAGCCAGGCTCGCCTGGCCGATCGCCTGGGTATCGAGCGCTTTGCCGCCGTAATCGGCGGTAGCCTGGGCGGGATGCAGGTGCTGCAATGGAGCCTGGCCTACCCCGAACGCATCGCCAATGCCGCCGTCATCGCTGCGACTCCAAAATTATCGGCACAGAACATCGCCTTCAATGAAGTGGCACGACAGGCCATTCGTTCCGACCCCGACTTCCACGACGGCTGGTACAACGAGCACGGCAAGGTCCCGCGCCGTGGCCTCAAGTTGGCACGAATGGTGGGGCATATCACCTATCTGTCGGAAGATGCGATGGGCAGCAAGTTCGGTCGTGACCTGCGCAGTGAAGACCTCAATTTCGGCTACGGCGTGGAGTTTCAGGTGGAGTCTTACCTGCGACATCAGGGCGATACCTTCTCGGGCTCCTTCGATGCCAACACCTATCTGCTGATGACCAAGGCGCTGGACTATTTCGACCCGGCCGCGGTACACGGCGGCGTCCTGGCCAAGGCGGTGAAGCCGGCGCAGTGCCCCTTCCTGGTGGTCAGCTTCACCAGCGACTGGCGCTTCCCTCCCTCCCGCTCCCGAGAGCTGGCCAACGCCCTGACCCGGGCCGGCAAGTCGGTAAGCTACGTGAACATCGACTCCCCCCACGGTCATGACGCCTTCCTCTTGCCGGAGCCACGCTACCAGGCCGTCTTTACCGCCTTCATGTCCCGTGCGGCCCGTGACCTGGGCCTGGAGGAGCGCTCATGA
- the metW gene encoding methionine biosynthesis protein MetW — translation MRADLELIHRWIPQGAHILDLACGDGTLLEALARDKGVSGYGLEIDPAGITACIEKGVNVIEQNLDEGLVNFEDDTYDLVVMTQALQALRRPDRMLDEMLRVADECIITFPNFAYWRHRVHLGIRGYMPVSKTLPHAWYDTPNIHLSTFNDFEHLCREKGLTITDRAVGIRDHEGHWASRLWPNLFGEIAIFRISRQRK, via the coding sequence ATGCGAGCCGATCTGGAACTGATTCATCGCTGGATTCCCCAGGGCGCGCATATCCTCGACCTGGCCTGCGGCGACGGCACCCTGCTCGAGGCGCTGGCCCGGGACAAGGGGGTGAGCGGCTATGGCCTGGAGATCGACCCGGCGGGCATCACCGCCTGCATCGAAAAGGGCGTCAACGTCATCGAGCAGAACCTCGACGAGGGCCTGGTGAACTTCGAGGATGACACCTACGATCTGGTGGTCATGACCCAGGCGCTGCAGGCGCTGCGCCGCCCCGACCGGATGCTCGACGAAATGCTGCGGGTCGCCGACGAGTGCATCATTACCTTCCCCAACTTCGCCTACTGGCGGCACCGTGTACACCTCGGTATTCGCGGCTACATGCCGGTCTCCAAGACGCTGCCCCATGCCTGGTACGATACCCCCAACATTCACCTGTCGACCTTCAACGACTTCGAGCACCTGTGTCGTGAGAAGGGCCTGACGATCACCGACCGGGCCGTGGGGATACGCGATCATGAAGGTCACTGGGCCTCGCGGCTCTGGCCCAACCTGTTCGGCGAAATCGCCATCTTCCGCATCAGCCGGCAGCGGAAATAA
- a CDS encoding DUF4426 domain-containing protein → MQYPTSLANIACLLLLCLALPLQAQQYEQVGDYQVHYSAVSTSFLSADVAAEHGIQRSPAMALVNVSVLEALEDGTMRAVNAPVSGKVGTVGDGSPSPLSFRSLRTGDSVSQVAVFRIIEDEPMRFDLEVRHDRNQAPAKVGFIQRFTIDR, encoded by the coding sequence ATGCAATATCCAACCAGCCTGGCCAACATCGCTTGCCTGCTGCTCCTCTGCCTGGCACTGCCCCTGCAGGCCCAGCAGTACGAACAGGTGGGCGACTACCAGGTACACTACAGCGCCGTCAGCACCAGCTTTCTCAGCGCGGACGTGGCCGCCGAGCATGGCATTCAGCGCAGCCCTGCCATGGCGCTGGTCAATGTCAGCGTGCTCGAAGCGCTTGAGGATGGCACCATGCGGGCGGTAAACGCCCCCGTCAGCGGTAAGGTCGGCACGGTCGGCGATGGCTCCCCCTCCCCCCTCTCCTTCCGCTCGCTGCGCACCGGCGACAGCGTGTCTCAGGTAGCGGTCTTCCGTATCATTGAGGACGAACCCATGCGCTTCGACCTCGAGGTCCGCCACGACCGCAATCAGGCACCCGCCAAGGTCGGCTTCATCCAGCGATTCACCATCGACCGATGA
- a CDS encoding Rieske (2Fe-2S) protein, whose amino-acid sequence MSPVPATIIARRAQLDATSALGLHLPDGRDVLLVTVHGKISAFVNRCPHQGVALQAEPNVFLEAGGELIQCAMHGALFLPDTGECVFGPCQGRHLEPVAVSVDAEGNIQLAGE is encoded by the coding sequence ATGAGCCCTGTGCCTGCCACCATCATCGCCCGACGCGCTCAGCTCGACGCCACCTCGGCATTGGGTCTGCATCTGCCCGACGGGCGCGACGTCCTTCTGGTAACGGTGCATGGGAAAATCAGCGCCTTCGTCAATCGCTGCCCTCATCAGGGGGTTGCGCTGCAGGCGGAACCGAACGTCTTTCTCGAAGCCGGCGGGGAGCTGATCCAGTGCGCCATGCACGGCGCCCTGTTCCTGCCCGACACCGGCGAATGCGTCTTCGGTCCCTGCCAGGGGCGCCACCTGGAGCCGGTAGCGGTTTCAGTCGACGCCGAGGGCAATATCCAGCTGGCGGGTGAGTGA
- the sfsA gene encoding DNA/RNA nuclease SfsA — MEYPRLVPGTLLRRYKRFLADVRLADGREVTAHCPNTGSMRAVNVPGCRVWLAPSDNPSRKLAWTWELIELPQSDGSLAFASVHTGRTNRIVEEALRAGQVAPLAGYATLKREAKVATEGGAASSRLDFRLDDPLRGTAYVEVKQVTLKESDGHGYFPDAVSERGRRHLGVLGDLAAQGHRAVLLFCVAHTGIGDVAAAAHLDPAYAMALGEASERGVEILAHGCRVDCREGVPQVIRLTGALPVSLTRQLDIALGVD, encoded by the coding sequence ATGGAGTATCCTCGGCTGGTGCCCGGCACCCTGCTGCGCCGCTATAAGCGCTTCCTGGCCGACGTGCGCCTCGCCGACGGGCGTGAGGTAACTGCCCACTGTCCCAATACCGGCTCCATGCGGGCGGTGAACGTGCCGGGCTGCCGCGTCTGGCTGGCACCCAGCGATAACCCGTCGCGCAAGCTCGCCTGGACCTGGGAGCTGATCGAGTTGCCCCAGTCTGACGGTAGCCTGGCATTCGCGTCGGTGCATACCGGACGGACCAACCGTATCGTCGAAGAGGCGCTGCGCGCAGGGCAGGTGGCGCCCCTGGCGGGCTATGCGACGTTGAAGCGCGAGGCGAAGGTGGCAACGGAGGGGGGAGCAGCATCGAGTCGGCTCGATTTTCGCCTGGACGATCCGCTGCGGGGAACCGCCTATGTCGAGGTCAAGCAGGTCACCCTCAAGGAGAGCGATGGCCATGGCTATTTCCCCGATGCGGTGAGCGAGCGGGGGCGGCGCCATCTGGGCGTGCTGGGCGACCTGGCGGCGCAGGGCCATAGGGCGGTGCTGCTATTCTGCGTGGCCCATACCGGCATCGGGGATGTGGCTGCCGCCGCACACCTCGACCCCGCCTATGCGATGGCACTGGGCGAGGCGTCGGAGCGCGGGGTCGAGATACTGGCTCATGGTTGCCGGGTGGACTGCCGCGAGGGGGTGCCGCAGGTGATTCGACTGACCGGGGCGCTGCCCGTTTCACTCACCCGCCAGCTGGATATTGCCCTCGGCGTCGACTGA
- a CDS encoding pyridoxal phosphate-dependent aminotransferase → MSWNARVDRVAPFRVMSLLEIAQAREAAGHDVIHLEVGEPDFTTPAPVLAAGQQALASGQTRYTPAAGLPALREASAGHYAEHFGAVVDPSRILVTPGASGALLLASQLLAGPGDRVLMADPNYPCNRHFMALAGAEVDAVPVGPESGWQLDAALIEQHWRKDTRLAMLATPSNPTGHMLDGAQLAAVADSVAARGGELLVDEIYQGLCYDIAPLSVAAITPDAFVVNSFSKYFGMTGWRLGWLLAPEAAVEPLTRLAQNVFLAASTPAQHAALAAFTPECRDILETRRAELGQRRDALLAGLARLGLAPSLPPQGAFYLWLDISRYSRDSQAFCRQLLEEENVAITPGIDFALTGGEHHVRIAFTTGIARLEEAVARLERFLARQP, encoded by the coding sequence ATGTCGTGGAACGCGCGGGTCGATCGTGTAGCCCCTTTCCGTGTGATGAGCCTGCTGGAGATCGCACAGGCCCGTGAGGCAGCCGGGCACGATGTCATACACCTGGAGGTGGGCGAGCCCGACTTTACCACGCCGGCGCCGGTGCTCGCCGCCGGGCAGCAGGCGCTGGCGTCGGGGCAGACCCGCTATACGCCGGCAGCGGGGCTACCGGCGCTGCGCGAGGCGAGCGCCGGGCACTACGCCGAGCACTTCGGTGCCGTGGTGGACCCGTCACGGATTCTGGTCACCCCGGGGGCATCAGGAGCGCTCCTGCTGGCCAGCCAGCTGCTGGCTGGCCCCGGCGACCGGGTGCTGATGGCCGACCCCAACTATCCCTGCAATCGCCACTTCATGGCCCTGGCCGGCGCCGAAGTCGATGCCGTACCGGTGGGCCCAGAGAGCGGCTGGCAGCTGGATGCGGCACTGATCGAGCAACACTGGCGGAAGGACACCCGCCTGGCGATGCTGGCCACGCCCTCCAACCCCACCGGCCATATGCTCGATGGGGCGCAGCTTGCCGCGGTTGCCGACAGCGTGGCGGCCCGGGGCGGCGAACTGCTGGTGGACGAGATATACCAGGGGCTCTGCTACGACATCGCGCCGCTGTCGGTGGCCGCGATCACCCCCGATGCCTTCGTGGTCAACAGCTTCTCCAAGTACTTCGGCATGACCGGCTGGCGCCTGGGCTGGCTGCTGGCACCCGAGGCGGCAGTGGAGCCGCTCACCCGGCTGGCCCAGAACGTGTTCCTGGCGGCCTCCACCCCGGCCCAGCACGCGGCACTGGCCGCCTTCACGCCTGAGTGTCGCGATATCCTCGAGACGCGCCGTGCCGAGCTGGGGCAGCGCCGCGATGCGCTCCTGGCAGGGCTTGCCCGGCTGGGGTTGGCGCCCTCGCTGCCGCCCCAGGGGGCCTTCTACCTGTGGCTGGATATCTCCCGCTATAGTCGCGACAGCCAGGCCTTCTGCCGGCAGCTGCTCGAGGAGGAGAACGTGGCGATCACGCCGGGCATCGATTTCGCGCTGACGGGAGGGGAGCATCACGTGCGTATCGCCTTTACCACCGGTATTGCACGGCTCGAGGAGGCCGTGGCCCGGCTCGAGCGCTTCCTGGCGCGCCAACCGTAG
- the dksA gene encoding RNA polymerase-binding protein DksA, with protein sequence MPVADQKTEAPKKFTPYEPASGEEYMNEQQLEHFRQILLGWKQELMEEVDRTVRHLQEEANNYADPADRATQEEGFSLELRTRDRERKLLKKINETLDKIDEDDYGFCEACGVEIGIRRLEARPTATLCVDCKTLAELKEKQLGG encoded by the coding sequence ATGCCAGTAGCAGACCAAAAAACGGAAGCGCCCAAGAAATTCACCCCGTACGAGCCAGCATCGGGTGAAGAGTACATGAACGAGCAACAGCTGGAGCACTTCCGACAGATCCTGCTGGGCTGGAAACAGGAGCTCATGGAAGAGGTGGATCGCACCGTGCGCCATCTGCAGGAAGAGGCGAACAACTACGCCGACCCAGCCGATCGTGCCACTCAGGAAGAGGGCTTCAGCCTCGAACTGCGCACACGGGATCGTGAACGCAAGCTGCTCAAGAAGATCAACGAGACCCTCGATAAGATCGACGAGGACGACTATGGCTTTTGCGAGGCATGCGGCGTCGAAATCGGCATCCGCCGGCTTGAAGCCCGCCCCACAGCGACACTGTGCGTGGACTGCAAGACCCTGGCCGAGCTCAAGGAGAAGCAGCTCGGCGGCTGA
- the gluQRS gene encoding tRNA glutamyl-Q(34) synthetase GluQRS: MPPYRGRFAPTPSGALHFGSLIAALASFLDARQADGQWLLRIEDIDPPRCPPGAADTILRQLEAFGLHWDGPIHWQSDRNEAYAAALENLTSQSLAYPCSCSRKQWRDFPIYPGWCRHGVREPEKPWAWRLRSDKGLRPIMWQDRLFGIQRFDPAELGDVVLKRKDGLWAYQLAVVVDDADQGITDVVRGFDLLDNTPWQRQLQHALGLPEPRYLHLPLIMSRDGQKLSKQNLAPALPVREKEVRPLLHRALAALDQAPPDSLASAPATEQLEWAITHWEVGRIRPEATRQAAAADMAATDPP; this comes from the coding sequence ATGCCCCCTTATCGCGGCCGCTTCGCCCCCACCCCATCCGGCGCACTTCACTTCGGCTCACTGATCGCCGCCCTGGCCAGCTTCCTCGATGCCCGCCAGGCGGACGGCCAGTGGTTGCTGCGCATCGAAGACATCGATCCGCCACGCTGCCCCCCCGGGGCCGCCGATACCATCCTGCGTCAGCTCGAGGCCTTCGGGCTGCACTGGGACGGCCCGATCCACTGGCAGAGCGACCGCAACGAGGCCTACGCCGCCGCCCTGGAGAACCTGACGTCACAGAGCCTCGCCTACCCCTGCAGCTGTTCACGCAAGCAGTGGCGCGACTTTCCGATCTACCCCGGCTGGTGTCGCCACGGCGTGCGGGAGCCCGAAAAGCCATGGGCATGGCGACTGCGCAGCGACAAGGGGCTGCGTCCGATCATGTGGCAGGATAGGCTGTTCGGTATCCAGCGCTTCGATCCGGCCGAGCTGGGCGACGTGGTACTCAAGCGCAAGGATGGTCTCTGGGCCTACCAGCTGGCCGTGGTGGTCGATGATGCCGACCAGGGCATCACCGATGTGGTGCGTGGCTTCGACCTGCTCGACAATACGCCCTGGCAGCGCCAGCTGCAGCATGCCCTGGGCCTGCCTGAACCGCGCTACCTGCATCTACCCCTGATCATGAGCCGCGACGGCCAGAAGCTCTCCAAGCAGAACCTGGCACCAGCGCTCCCCGTGAGAGAGAAGGAGGTGCGCCCACTGCTGCATCGCGCCCTGGCAGCACTGGATCAAGCGCCGCCCGATTCACTGGCCTCCGCACCCGCTACCGAGCAGCTCGAATGGGCCATTACCCACTGGGAAGTGGGTCGCATTCGCCCCGAGGCCACCCGGCAGGCTGCTGCTGCCGACATGGCTGCCACTGATCCACCCTGA
- a CDS encoding ATP-binding protein produces MNNSLASVFALGTSYLLLMFLCALAVERGWIGRRITRHPAVYTLALGVYASAWAIYGSLELAASEGYGYLAYYLGVAGAFLLAPVLLVPIQRMTHTYQLSSLADLFAFRFRSRWVGTLVTIISLLAVLPLLALQVQTLGDAIYLMTGAASPALLALVFSALIALFAMLFGTRHRHQYARHDTLLTVIALTSLIKLGAMLALGGIALFVVFDGPADLQLWLDGPGQAYQAGVTQPDAAHWRTLLLLFFAAALLMPHIFHITFAETLSRHTLLQASWSLPLFLLLMAIPVPLILWAGQRLGSDQLIGSAYLAFGLSESFWVQALAFIAGLAATSATMVIIALALSGMILNHVLLVAHPPEAQPNLYRWLRWLRRGLIAAVILGGWLFYRTVGVNHDLTTLGLAAFVGMAQCLPGLLALLYWPGANRKGMVSGLVIGTLVWLVGLWLPLLTALPALVLIPPGLEMLTGEPNWYVVTLVSLAANSLTFIIVSLATRTSPGERAAAEACSVDAVIRPKRLPLQAATGEEFKQPLARALGDEVAEREVERALTDLGLSPLDGRPYALRRLRDRIQANLSGLMGPSVAQDIVDRYLPYRRGGQEPTDDIHFVESRLEAYRSRLTGLARELDGLRRYHRRILTRLPVGLCAFGVDDELLMWNDALAELSGIDGNSVIGARRDGLPAPWGDLLSRAEQEDHLYKQAVTLEDGTRYLTLHRAELKADDDVRGGTVILIEDHSEMKWLEDELVHAARLASIGQLAAGVAHEIGNPITGISSLAQNLRYDTSDPEVLETAAQIQQLTDRVSRIVSSLVGFAHGGRHIGGTSFAPVAVAAVTDEALHLLQLARSGEDVRYHNLCPAELEVIGDAQRLQQVMINLLSNARDASQPGGNIVIAAEPEGRMVRVTVTDEGEGLDARVRDHLFEPFTTTKPPGEGTGLGLPLVYSIIAEHHGRIEIESPPPGHECGTRICLWLPTERQDGEETNEQDSDR; encoded by the coding sequence ATGAACAATAGCCTGGCCAGCGTCTTCGCCCTGGGCACCAGCTATCTGCTGCTGATGTTCCTGTGCGCCCTGGCGGTGGAGCGCGGCTGGATCGGCCGCCGCATTACCCGCCACCCCGCCGTCTATACCCTGGCATTAGGGGTGTATGCCAGCGCCTGGGCCATCTACGGCAGCCTGGAGCTTGCCGCCAGCGAAGGGTACGGCTATCTCGCCTACTACCTGGGCGTGGCCGGCGCTTTCCTGCTGGCGCCGGTCCTGCTGGTCCCCATTCAGCGCATGACCCATACCTACCAGCTCTCCTCGCTGGCCGATCTCTTTGCCTTTCGCTTTCGCTCACGCTGGGTCGGCACCCTGGTAACGATCATCAGTCTGCTGGCTGTGCTTCCCCTGCTCGCTCTACAGGTGCAGACCCTGGGTGATGCCATCTACCTGATGACAGGCGCGGCCTCACCTGCCCTCCTGGCACTGGTCTTCAGCGCTCTTATAGCCCTGTTCGCCATGCTTTTCGGTACCCGGCACAGGCACCAGTACGCTCGGCATGACACGCTGCTGACGGTCATCGCCTTGACCTCGCTCATCAAGCTCGGCGCCATGCTGGCGCTGGGAGGAATTGCCCTGTTCGTGGTCTTCGATGGTCCAGCCGACCTGCAGCTCTGGCTGGATGGCCCCGGCCAGGCCTATCAGGCGGGAGTGACACAGCCCGATGCGGCCCACTGGCGCACCCTCTTGCTGCTGTTTTTCGCCGCGGCCTTGCTGATGCCGCACATCTTCCATATTACCTTTGCCGAGACGCTCTCACGGCACACCCTGCTTCAAGCCAGCTGGTCCCTGCCACTGTTTCTGCTGCTGATGGCAATACCTGTGCCGCTGATCCTGTGGGCCGGCCAGCGACTGGGAAGCGATCAACTGATCGGTTCCGCCTATCTGGCCTTCGGGCTATCGGAATCATTCTGGGTCCAGGCGCTCGCCTTCATCGCCGGCCTGGCCGCCACAAGCGCGACCATGGTGATCATCGCCCTGGCCCTGTCGGGGATGATCCTCAATCATGTGCTGCTGGTCGCGCACCCCCCGGAAGCCCAACCCAACCTCTATCGCTGGCTGCGCTGGCTTCGTCGCGGGCTGATCGCCGCGGTAATCCTGGGTGGGTGGCTCTTCTACCGTACTGTCGGGGTCAATCATGACCTGACCACCCTCGGGCTCGCCGCCTTTGTAGGCATGGCGCAGTGCCTGCCGGGCCTGCTTGCGCTGCTCTACTGGCCCGGAGCCAATCGCAAGGGCATGGTATCGGGCCTGGTCATCGGGACCCTGGTCTGGCTTGTCGGCCTGTGGCTACCCCTGCTCACAGCCCTCCCCGCCCTGGTGCTGATACCACCCGGGCTGGAGATGCTCACCGGCGAGCCGAACTGGTATGTCGTAACCCTAGTGTCGCTGGCCGCAAACAGCCTGACTTTCATCATCGTGTCGCTGGCCACCCGTACCTCTCCCGGCGAGCGTGCCGCTGCCGAGGCCTGCTCGGTGGACGCCGTGATCCGCCCCAAGCGCCTGCCCCTGCAGGCAGCCACCGGTGAAGAGTTCAAGCAACCCCTGGCCAGGGCGCTCGGTGACGAAGTCGCCGAACGGGAAGTGGAGCGAGCCCTGACCGACCTGGGCCTTTCCCCCCTGGACGGCCGCCCCTATGCGTTGCGCCGCCTGCGCGACCGGATCCAGGCCAACCTTTCCGGCCTCATGGGGCCTTCGGTGGCCCAGGATATCGTCGACCGCTACCTGCCCTACCGGCGTGGTGGCCAGGAACCCACCGACGACATCCACTTCGTCGAGAGCCGCCTGGAAGCCTATCGCTCACGCCTGACCGGACTGGCCCGGGAGCTGGATGGGCTACGTCGCTACCATCGTCGCATCCTGACACGGCTACCCGTGGGGCTGTGCGCCTTCGGTGTCGACGACGAACTGCTGATGTGGAACGACGCCCTGGCCGAGCTCTCCGGCATCGATGGCAATAGCGTGATCGGCGCCCGCCGCGACGGCCTCCCCGCCCCCTGGGGAGATCTGTTGAGTCGAGCCGAGCAGGAGGATCACCTCTACAAGCAGGCGGTGACACTGGAGGACGGCACCCGCTACCTGACCCTGCACCGGGCCGAACTCAAGGCCGACGACGACGTCCGCGGCGGCACCGTGATACTGATCGAGGACCATAGCGAAATGAAGTGGCTGGAAGACGAGCTGGTCCATGCGGCTCGTCTTGCCTCCATCGGCCAGCTTGCCGCCGGGGTCGCCCATGAGATCGGCAACCCCATCACCGGCATCTCGTCGCTGGCCCAGAACCTGCGCTATGACACCAGTGATCCCGAAGTCCTGGAAACTGCTGCCCAGATACAGCAGTTGACCGACCGTGTCTCCCGTATCGTGAGCTCACTGGTGGGCTTCGCCCACGGCGGCCGCCACATCGGCGGCACCAGCTTCGCCCCGGTCGCAGTCGCGGCCGTTACCGACGAGGCCTTGCACTTGTTACAGCTGGCACGCTCAGGCGAGGATGTGAGGTACCATAATCTCTGCCCTGCCGAACTGGAGGTGATCGGCGATGCCCAGCGGCTCCAGCAGGTGATGATCAATCTGCTGAGCAATGCCCGCGACGCCAGCCAGCCGGGTGGCAACATAGTGATAGCCGCGGAGCCGGAAGGCCGCATGGTGAGAGTGACCGTCACCGACGAAGGCGAGGGGCTCGACGCCAGAGTCCGCGATCACCTGTTCGAGCCCTTCACTACTACCAAGCCACCGGGTGAGGGAACCGGCCTGGGGCTGCCGCTGGTCTACAGCATCATTGCCGAGCATCATGGAAGAATCGAAATCGAGTCACCGCCCCCCGGGCATGAATGCGGCACCCGCATCTGCCTGTGGCTGCCCACCGAACGACAGGATGGTGAAGAGACGAATGAGCAGGATTCTGATCGTTGA